In Devosia sp. 1566, a single genomic region encodes these proteins:
- a CDS encoding VOC family protein produces the protein MLKQKDSSAIVAVSDIARAQHFYGTILGLELEGGDDDVLTFRTGGTRLVVYRSDYAGTNQANAVVWGVGDELEAITADLAAKGVVFEHYPGMELRGDIHHAGDFGMVWFKDPDGNILHLNTM, from the coding sequence ATGCTCAAGCAGAAAGACTCTTCGGCGATTGTTGCAGTCAGCGATATCGCGCGGGCGCAGCATTTCTATGGCACCATTTTGGGGCTGGAGCTCGAAGGGGGTGACGACGATGTGCTGACCTTTCGTACCGGCGGCACTCGGCTTGTCGTCTACCGCTCCGATTATGCCGGCACCAACCAGGCCAATGCCGTGGTCTGGGGCGTCGGCGACGAGCTTGAGGCGATTACCGCCGATCTTGCTGCCAAAGGTGTGGTGTTCGAACATTATCCGGGCATGGAGCTGCGGGGCGACATCCACCATGCCGGCGATTTCGGCATGGTCTGGTTCAAGGACCCCGACGGCAATATCCTGCACCTCAACACTATGTAG
- a CDS encoding DHA2 family efflux MFS transporter permease subunit produces the protein MSSDYPAAAMPDTADPRRWPALFVLLIANFMNLIDVTIVNVALPSMREGLGATDSQIEWVVAAFVLAFALGLLPFGRLGDIVGRTHMFLWGVGAFTAASALCGMAPNIEFLIIARVIQGLAGAMMTPQVLAIATVTFPPHERGQAFSLFGLSAGLASVCGPILGGLLISANLFGLEWQPIFLVNIPVGIAAILAGYLLIPRLPGHAGLKNDYVGIVLFGASIVLLVFPIIEGRAYGWPAWCFAMIVAGVVGLVLFTLWTRNRARLGEPQLLNFDLITNKDFMFGALVITVFASGIPGMFMVISLLLQSGFGFTPLESGLTNTPFSVGVLLASLIAGRLGSRQLRGRLAASGVLLSSGILWLHFIIAAARDSIDHWSFLAPLLIAGIGLGLGFSSLFQLVLRYVPPRDAGAGSGALQAFQQVGGALGIALVGELFFGRLGSGLAAGTTPQIAFADAASFALWYQVASFFLVLLAVPLFKRGGGQGQGQGAPAAQVVVEH, from the coding sequence ATGTCCTCTGATTATCCTGCGGCGGCGATGCCTGACACCGCCGATCCGCGGCGCTGGCCAGCGCTGTTCGTGTTGCTGATCGCCAATTTCATGAACCTGATCGATGTGACCATCGTCAATGTCGCCCTGCCCAGCATGCGCGAGGGCCTGGGGGCCACCGACAGCCAGATCGAATGGGTTGTTGCCGCCTTTGTGCTGGCTTTCGCCCTGGGCCTGCTGCCCTTCGGGCGGCTGGGCGACATTGTGGGCCGCACCCACATGTTCCTGTGGGGCGTCGGCGCCTTTACTGCCGCTTCAGCGCTTTGCGGCATGGCGCCTAATATCGAATTCCTGATCATCGCCCGCGTGATCCAGGGTCTTGCCGGCGCCATGATGACGCCGCAGGTGCTGGCCATCGCGACGGTGACCTTTCCGCCCCATGAACGAGGCCAGGCCTTTTCCCTATTCGGCTTGTCGGCGGGCCTCGCTTCGGTGTGCGGACCCATCCTGGGTGGCTTGCTGATTTCCGCCAATCTGTTCGGTCTGGAATGGCAGCCGATTTTTCTCGTCAACATCCCGGTGGGCATTGCCGCCATTCTTGCAGGCTATCTGCTGATCCCCCGATTGCCAGGCCATGCCGGGCTCAAGAATGACTATGTCGGCATCGTGCTGTTCGGCGCCAGCATCGTGCTGCTGGTGTTTCCCATCATCGAAGGACGTGCCTATGGCTGGCCGGCCTGGTGCTTTGCGATGATTGTGGCTGGGGTGGTCGGGCTCGTCCTCTTTACGCTTTGGACGCGCAACCGGGCGCGCCTCGGCGAGCCACAGCTGCTCAACTTCGACCTCATCACCAACAAGGACTTCATGTTTGGTGCCTTGGTGATCACCGTGTTTGCTTCCGGCATTCCCGGCATGTTCATGGTGATATCGCTGCTGCTCCAGTCGGGCTTCGGCTTTACCCCACTGGAGTCCGGCCTGACCAACACGCCATTCTCCGTGGGCGTGCTGCTGGCGTCGCTCATCGCCGGGCGCCTCGGTTCGCGCCAGCTGCGGGGGCGGCTGGCGGCCTCGGGCGTGCTGTTGTCATCGGGGATCTTGTGGCTCCATTTCATCATTGCCGCTGCCCGCGACAGCATCGATCACTGGAGCTTTCTTGCGCCCCTGCTGATTGCCGGTATTGGACTAGGTTTGGGCTTCTCGTCCCTGTTCCAACTGGTGCTGCGCTATGTGCCGCCGCGCGATGCGGGGGCCGGATCGGGCGCGCTGCAGGCCTTCCAGCAAGTGGGTGGTGCCCTCGGCATCGCGCTAGTGGGCGAGCTGTTCTTCGGGCGCCTAGGTTCGGGACTGGCTGCAGGCACCACGCCCCAGATCGCCTTTGCCGATGCAGCAAGCTTTGCCCTGTGGTATCAGGTGGCGAGCTTTTTCCTGGTGCTCCTGGCAGTGCCGCTGTTTAAGCGCGGCGGTGGGCAGGGACAAGGGCAGGGGGCTCCGGCCGCGCAGGTGGTGGTGGAACACTAG
- a CDS encoding pyrimidine 5'-nucleotidase, whose amino-acid sequence MNELLPPRIASLSHVQDWVFDLDNTLYPRTCNLFAQIDIRITNYVMDLTRLDFEAARALQKTYYRDFGTTLNGLMHGHKVDPDHFLDTVHAIDYSPVAPHPELVEAIRALPGRKFILTNGDVSHARSVLRQLGGGDLFEHVHDIRAMTFVPKPHRQAYEGFLTAHDIDPNRAVMFDDLEKNLLAPHELGMSTVHVVAGEDFVHDQVEAWELGRGAGAHVHHITDDLARFLRELP is encoded by the coding sequence ATGAACGAGCTTTTGCCGCCGCGGATTGCAAGCTTATCGCATGTGCAGGATTGGGTGTTCGATCTCGACAACACCCTTTATCCGCGCACCTGCAATTTGTTTGCGCAAATCGATATCCGCATCACCAATTACGTGATGGACCTCACCCGCCTCGACTTCGAGGCGGCCCGGGCATTGCAGAAAACCTATTACCGCGATTTCGGCACGACGCTGAACGGGCTGATGCATGGCCACAAGGTCGACCCCGACCATTTCCTCGATACTGTGCACGCGATCGATTATTCGCCCGTCGCCCCCCATCCCGAACTGGTGGAGGCCATTCGCGCCCTGCCCGGGCGCAAGTTCATTCTGACCAATGGCGATGTCAGCCATGCCCGCTCGGTGCTGCGCCAACTGGGTGGCGGGGATTTGTTCGAGCATGTGCACGATATCCGCGCCATGACCTTCGTGCCCAAGCCGCACCGCCAGGCCTATGAGGGTTTTCTCACGGCCCACGACATCGATCCCAACCGGGCGGTGATGTTCGACGATCTCGAAAAAAATTTGCTGGCGCCCCATGAGCTGGGGATGTCCACCGTGCATGTGGTGGCCGGCGAGGACTTCGTGCATGACCAGGTAGAAGCCTGGGAACTCGGTCGTGGCGCCGGCGCGCATGTGCACCATATCACCGACGATCTGGCGCGGTTCCTGCGCGAGCTGCCCTAG
- a CDS encoding sigma-70 family RNA polymerase sigma factor codes for MQTPSPEIAELISRCALRDRAAFRSLYERTSAKLFGVVLRILKDRSEAEEAIQEVYVKIWQRADRYVPGHTSPISWLVAVARNHSLDILRARRPAADEIGAALDIADEAPDPEQATADRQVRGQIDSCLQTLEPDRADAVRGAYLDGFSYEELAQRHSIPLNTMRTWLRRSLLRLRECLSA; via the coding sequence ATGCAGACACCGAGCCCCGAGATCGCCGAGCTGATTTCCCGCTGTGCCTTGCGCGATCGCGCGGCGTTCCGCAGCCTTTACGAGCGCACCAGCGCGAAACTATTTGGCGTGGTGCTGCGTATCTTGAAGGACCGCTCGGAAGCCGAAGAGGCCATCCAGGAGGTCTATGTAAAGATCTGGCAGCGCGCCGATCGCTATGTTCCCGGCCATACCAGCCCGATCAGTTGGCTTGTGGCCGTGGCGCGCAACCATTCGCTGGATATCCTGCGTGCCCGCCGTCCGGCAGCGGACGAAATTGGCGCAGCGCTGGATATTGCCGACGAGGCGCCAGACCCCGAACAGGCGACCGCAGATCGCCAGGTCCGCGGGCAGATCGATAGTTGCCTGCAAACGCTGGAGCCCGACCGGGCCGACGCGGTGCGGGGCGCCTATCTGGACGGTTTTAGCTATGAGGAGCTGGCTCAGCGGCACAGCATCCCCTTGAACACGATGCGAACCTGGCTGCGGCGCAGTTTGCTCAGATTAAGAGAGTGTCTTTCGGCATGA
- a CDS encoding TetR/AcrR family transcriptional regulator, which yields MSSEPLPKRCSGDDRRRAVALAARAIIVERGLGGLRTRDIAARVGINIATLHYHVPSKEALVALVAESLRADFRAQAERRPRTGKSALEQLRLEFDDFRETVEETPELIIVLTEMMERARRDQAIAVIMAPIHDFWRGQFAEIFELGIADGSFRADLDPLAAALITTGTLADYWRLWTPLRTPLEHIFAELERAFGAPTTVQGKQDHVL from the coding sequence ATGTCCAGCGAACCCCTTCCCAAACGTTGCAGCGGCGATGACCGTCGGCGCGCCGTAGCGCTGGCGGCGCGCGCAATCATTGTTGAGCGCGGGCTCGGGGGCCTGCGTACGCGCGACATTGCCGCTCGCGTGGGTATCAACATCGCGACCCTGCACTATCACGTGCCCAGCAAGGAAGCCCTTGTTGCCCTCGTCGCCGAGAGCTTGCGAGCCGACTTCCGGGCCCAGGCCGAACGCCGGCCCCGTACCGGCAAGAGTGCCCTGGAGCAGCTGCGCCTGGAATTCGACGACTTCCGCGAAACGGTGGAAGAAACGCCCGAACTCATCATCGTGCTGACCGAAATGATGGAGCGCGCCCGGCGCGATCAAGCGATCGCCGTGATCATGGCGCCCATCCACGACTTCTGGCGCGGCCAGTTCGCCGAGATCTTCGAGCTCGGTATCGCCGATGGCTCGTTCCGCGCCGACCTCGACCCGCTGGCTGCTGCCCTCATCACCACCGGCACCCTTGCCGATTACTGGCGTTTATGGACGCCGCTTCGCACCCCGCTCGAGCACATCTTTGCCGAGCTCGAGCGCGCCTTTGGCGCTCCCACCACTGTCCAAGGAAAGCAAGATCATGTCCTCTGA
- a CDS encoding anti-sigma factor — translation MSMGEHGGSEGSERRALVAEYVLGLLGPDEHRRVAEMIADDRTLQEEEQFWTSSFAALDAEFAEAPVPARLLARIEGRLFGQPEPARGWGSFWDSLAFWRAVAAGAAAVAVIAIGANLLRPELGSEALATQLVAALEAEGSDVRFLAFYDGAGTLRLTALSGATAADQDLELWAIEDDSVISMGVVPIGEAIEVKVSPEVLEHWGEGSSLALTLEPKGGSPTGVATGPIVAQGQVTRI, via the coding sequence ATGAGCATGGGTGAGCATGGCGGCAGCGAAGGGAGCGAGCGACGCGCGCTTGTTGCCGAATATGTGCTCGGGCTGCTCGGGCCGGATGAGCATCGTCGCGTGGCAGAGATGATCGCCGATGATCGGACACTGCAGGAAGAAGAGCAGTTCTGGACCTCCAGCTTCGCCGCTCTGGATGCCGAGTTCGCCGAAGCGCCGGTGCCGGCGCGATTGCTGGCGCGGATCGAGGGGCGCCTGTTCGGCCAGCCAGAGCCAGCCCGGGGCTGGGGCAGTTTCTGGGATAGTCTGGCGTTCTGGCGCGCTGTGGCGGCCGGAGCGGCGGCGGTGGCGGTGATCGCGATTGGCGCCAACCTCCTGCGCCCCGAACTGGGGTCTGAAGCTTTGGCGACCCAACTCGTGGCGGCGCTCGAGGCCGAAGGCAGCGATGTGCGCTTCCTCGCCTTTTACGACGGCGCGGGCACGTTGCGGTTGACGGCTCTTTCGGGGGCAACCGCGGCCGACCAGGACCTCGAACTCTGGGCCATCGAGGATGACAGCGTGATCTCCATGGGCGTTGTGCCCATTGGCGAGGCGATCGAGGTCAAGGTTTCTCCCGAAGTCCTCGAACATTGGGGCGAAGGCTCAAGCCTTGCGCTGACGCTTGAGCCCAAGGGTGGCTCGCCCACCGGCGTGGCCACCGGCCCGATCGTGGCGCAGGGCCAGGTTACTCGCATCTAG
- a CDS encoding cation diffusion facilitator family transporter: MNADGHEGDANAAAGASATVVGQVHDHHEHDHASHSHEHDDHGHHHDHGGHSHAPKVGANNERVVLIGFALTAGFMLVELVAGWLSGSLALIADAGHMLTDAGALLLAWAAFRFGRRASDATHTFGFMRLEVVAGLVNALTLFALAGWILFEAVQRVMSPQPVLAGPMLVVAILGLGVNLLVFRTLQGGDKDHVNIRGAALHVLGDMLGSAAAIVAAIAIWLTGWMPIDPILSSLVSLLILRSAWSLLRNSLQILMEGAPGNVVVEEIGPFLTKTVPGLGAVRHIHVWSITSNKPLATLEIALAPGADPAAVTRATKAALLEAYGIAHSTVEIDWSQSPTHCALGDAAAPA; encoded by the coding sequence ATGAACGCAGATGGCCATGAGGGGGATGCCAACGCGGCGGCCGGTGCGAGCGCAACTGTGGTTGGGCAGGTCCACGATCACCACGAGCATGATCACGCCTCCCACAGCCATGAGCACGACGATCATGGCCATCACCATGATCATGGCGGACACAGCCACGCCCCCAAGGTCGGGGCCAATAATGAACGCGTGGTGCTGATCGGCTTTGCGTTGACGGCTGGCTTCATGCTGGTGGAACTGGTGGCGGGATGGCTGTCAGGCTCGCTGGCGCTGATCGCCGATGCCGGCCACATGCTGACCGATGCCGGGGCCCTGCTGCTGGCCTGGGCCGCGTTCCGCTTTGGGCGGCGGGCTTCCGACGCCACGCACACCTTTGGCTTCATGCGGCTCGAAGTGGTCGCCGGGCTGGTCAATGCACTAACCCTGTTTGCCCTGGCTGGCTGGATCCTGTTCGAGGCAGTGCAGCGGGTGATGTCGCCCCAGCCGGTGCTGGCCGGGCCGATGCTGGTGGTGGCGATCCTCGGGCTGGGGGTGAACCTCCTTGTTTTCCGAACGCTTCAGGGCGGGGACAAGGATCACGTCAATATTCGAGGCGCCGCGCTCCATGTGCTGGGCGACATGCTGGGTTCTGCCGCAGCGATCGTTGCCGCCATCGCGATCTGGCTTACGGGCTGGATGCCGATCGATCCCATCCTGTCCTCCCTTGTGTCGCTGCTGATCCTGCGCAGCGCCTGGAGCTTGCTGCGCAATTCACTGCAGATCCTGATGGAAGGAGCGCCCGGCAATGTGGTGGTGGAGGAGATCGGCCCGTTTCTGACCAAGACCGTGCCAGGGCTGGGGGCGGTGCGGCATATCCATGTCTGGTCCATCACCTCCAACAAGCCCTTGGCGACGCTGGAAATCGCCCTTGCTCCCGGAGCCGACCCGGCCGCCGTAACCCGCGCCACCAAGGCGGCGCTGCTGGAAGCCTATGGCATTGCCCATTCCACGGTGGAAATCGATTGGAGCCAAAGCCCGACCCATTGTGCCTTGGGTGACGCAGCGGCGCCGGCCTGA
- the argB gene encoding acetylglutamate kinase — protein sequence MTQENNTVDRFSHDAGILAQALPYMQRYEGKTVVVKYGGHAMGDQALGQAFARDIALLKQSKVNPIVVHGGGPQIASMLKNLGIESKFEGGLRVTDQRTMDVVEMVLAGSINKEIVALINAEGEWAIGLCGKDGNMVFARKAEKKVRDPGSHIERVLDLGFVGEPVEVDRTLLDLLARSEMIPVIAPVAPGRDGMTYNINADTFAGAIAGSLGAKRLLFLTDVPGVLDANGKLIPELSVREAKALIADGTISGGMIPKVETCLEALDNGVEGVVILNGKTPHVVLVELFTEHGAGTLIVR from the coding sequence ATGACGCAGGAAAACAACACAGTCGACCGGTTCTCCCATGATGCGGGGATCCTGGCTCAGGCGCTGCCCTATATGCAGCGCTATGAAGGCAAGACCGTCGTGGTCAAGTATGGTGGCCATGCCATGGGCGACCAGGCCCTCGGCCAAGCCTTTGCGCGCGACATCGCGCTGCTCAAGCAATCCAAGGTCAATCCAATCGTGGTGCATGGGGGCGGGCCGCAGATCGCGTCCATGCTCAAAAATCTCGGCATCGAATCCAAGTTCGAAGGTGGCCTGCGCGTCACCGACCAGCGCACCATGGATGTGGTGGAAATGGTGCTGGCCGGCTCCATCAACAAGGAAATCGTCGCCCTCATCAATGCCGAAGGCGAATGGGCGATTGGCCTCTGCGGCAAGGACGGCAACATGGTCTTTGCGCGCAAGGCCGAAAAGAAGGTGCGCGATCCCGGCTCCCATATCGAGCGCGTGCTCGACCTGGGCTTTGTCGGTGAGCCCGTGGAAGTGGACCGCACTCTCCTCGACCTTCTCGCCCGCTCCGAGATGATCCCGGTGATCGCCCCCGTGGCACCGGGCCGCGATGGCATGACCTACAACATCAATGCGGACACCTTTGCCGGGGCCATTGCCGGCTCGCTCGGCGCCAAGCGCCTCCTGTTCCTGACCGACGTGCCGGGGGTGCTCGACGCCAATGGCAAGCTGATCCCGGAACTGTCGGTGCGCGAAGCCAAGGCGCTGATCGCCGACGGCACCATTTCGGGCGGCATGATCCCCAAGGTCGAGACCTGCCTCGAAGCGCTCGACAATGGCGTTGAGGGCGTGGTGATCCTCAACGGCAAGACCCCGCATGTGGTGCTGGTCGAGCTCTTCACCGAGCATGGGGCCGGCACGCTGATCGTGCGCTAA
- a CDS encoding metalloregulator ArsR/SmtB family transcription factor yields the protein MITPNDSQITVIAETYRLLGDPTRLRVMLACLAGPIAVGDIAHTLGVSPSLVSHHLRLLRSARLVRGTRRNKQVFYEAEDDHIAHMLTDMIEHVGEEQGGDAGS from the coding sequence ATGATCACCCCGAACGACAGCCAGATCACCGTCATCGCCGAAACCTATCGTCTCCTAGGCGATCCGACGCGGTTGCGGGTAATGCTGGCTTGCCTGGCGGGCCCGATCGCCGTGGGGGACATTGCCCACACGCTCGGCGTGTCGCCTTCCCTCGTCAGTCACCATCTGCGCTTGCTGCGCTCGGCGCGCCTGGTGCGCGGCACGCGGCGTAACAAGCAGGTGTTCTACGAGGCAGAAGACGATCACATCGCCCATATGCTGACCGACATGATCGAGCATGTTGGCGAGGAACAAGGCGGCGACGCCGGGTCTTGA
- a CDS encoding ABC transporter ATP-binding protein: MSQFASRRLPPVPEEAASFRERMRNLRHLGRLLAQIWRTSRFLTAASIGLRLVAAVQPVAMLYVGKLIIDEVVRLSGSPAPGSTLAEWWASGSLNTIAVLLLIELGLVIGSDLLSRLTGLADSVLGELHSNTVSVELMAHAARLDLRHFESAEYQDRLERARRQAAGRNALLSQIFGQAQDIITVITLGAGLFVYAPWLIALLPLSFVPAIWGETRFNTLAYYLSRGRTPERRELEYIRHVGASAETAKEIKLFGLGGFLINRFRTLAQTIFVENRRIAIQRAGWGALFAAIATLTYYGAYGYIVWRTITGAFSIGDLAFLSGSFLRLNGLFQRILLGFTSIAGQSLYLDDLFSFFEIEPTIVPPAHPKPFPQPIRRGVEFENVGFRYPDTDTWAIRNLSFTLAAGETLALVGENGAGKTTIVKLMTRLYDPDEGRITVDGVDLRDMLIEDIHAHIGVIFQDFIRYSLTARENIGVGRIELQDDMDRIKAAAEQSLADGVIAKLPLGYEQPLGRLFNKGRDLSGGEWQKIAIARAYMRDAELIILDEPTAALDAKAEAEVFARFKSLAAGKTAVIISHRFSTVRMADRILVLENGAILESGSHQDLVALGGRYAELFDLQAAGYR, from the coding sequence ATGAGCCAATTTGCTTCCCGCCGTCTACCACCGGTTCCCGAGGAAGCCGCCAGCTTTCGCGAACGCATGCGCAATCTGCGCCATCTCGGGCGGCTCCTGGCGCAGATCTGGCGAACCAGCCGGTTCCTGACCGCTGCAAGCATTGGATTGCGGCTGGTGGCGGCGGTGCAGCCGGTCGCCATGCTTTATGTGGGCAAGCTAATCATCGATGAAGTGGTGCGGCTTTCCGGCTCGCCAGCGCCTGGCTCAACCCTGGCGGAATGGTGGGCGAGCGGGTCGCTCAACACGATCGCGGTGCTGCTGCTGATCGAGCTGGGGCTGGTGATCGGCTCGGACCTGCTGTCGCGCCTGACGGGGCTGGCGGATTCGGTGCTGGGAGAATTGCACTCCAATACGGTCAGCGTCGAGTTGATGGCCCATGCCGCCAGGCTCGATTTGCGCCACTTTGAATCGGCGGAATACCAGGATCGGCTGGAGCGAGCGCGGCGGCAGGCCGCGGGCCGCAATGCGCTCCTGAGCCAGATTTTCGGGCAAGCCCAGGACATCATCACCGTCATCACGCTGGGCGCCGGGCTGTTCGTTTATGCGCCCTGGCTGATTGCCTTGCTGCCCCTGTCCTTTGTGCCGGCGATTTGGGGCGAAACGCGGTTCAATACCCTCGCCTATTACCTTTCGCGCGGGCGCACCCCCGAGCGGCGCGAGCTCGAATATATCCGCCATGTCGGCGCCAGCGCCGAAACTGCCAAGGAGATCAAGCTTTTCGGCTTGGGCGGCTTCCTGATCAACCGGTTCCGCACCCTCGCGCAGACCATTTTTGTCGAGAACCGGCGCATCGCCATCCAGCGGGCGGGCTGGGGCGCGTTGTTCGCCGCCATTGCCACCCTCACCTATTACGGCGCCTATGGCTATATCGTTTGGCGCACCATCACCGGGGCTTTTTCCATCGGCGATCTCGCCTTTCTCTCGGGCTCGTTCCTGCGCCTCAATGGCTTGTTCCAGCGCATCCTGCTGGGCTTCACCAGCATTGCCGGCCAGTCGCTTTACCTCGACGATCTGTTCTCGTTTTTCGAGATCGAGCCCACCATCGTGCCGCCAGCCCATCCCAAACCCTTTCCCCAGCCGATCCGGCGGGGCGTGGAGTTCGAGAATGTCGGGTTCCGCTATCCCGATACGGATACCTGGGCGATCCGGAACCTGAGCTTTACCCTTGCCGCCGGGGAAACCCTGGCGCTGGTGGGCGAAAACGGCGCGGGCAAGACCACGATCGTCAAGCTGATGACCCGGCTCTACGACCCCGATGAAGGGCGGATCACCGTCGACGGCGTGGATCTGCGTGACATGCTGATCGAAGATATCCACGCCCATATCGGGGTGATCTTCCAGGACTTCATCCGCTATAGCCTCACCGCACGCGAAAATATCGGCGTGGGGCGCATCGAGCTGCAAGACGACATGGACCGGATCAAGGCCGCGGCCGAGCAAAGCCTCGCCGATGGGGTGATCGCCAAGCTGCCCCTTGGCTATGAGCAGCCGCTGGGGCGCCTGTTCAACAAGGGCCGCGACCTCTCAGGCGGGGAATGGCAAAAGATCGCCATTGCCCGCGCCTATATGCGCGATGCCGAACTCATCATTCTCGATGAACCCACCGCCGCGCTCGATGCCAAGGCGGAAGCCGAGGTGTTTGCGCGCTTCAAGAGCCTTGCCGCCGGCAAAACCGCGGTGATCATCTCGCATCGGTTTTCAACCGTGCGCATGGCCGACCGTATCCTCGTGCTGGAAAACGGGGCGATCCTGGAATCCGGCTCGCACCAGGACCTGGTGGCGCTAGGTGGGCGCTATGCCGAACTGTTCGATTTACAGGCCGCCGGTTACCGCTAG
- the ilvA gene encoding threonine ammonia-lyase, biosynthetic produces MQDYVRRILTSSVYEVAQETPLERLPLLSARLEAEVLLKREDLQPVFSFKIRGAHNRIAQLTAAERVRGVICASAGNHAQGVAMSATRLGIRAIVVMPTTTPTIKIGAVRRLGGEVVLHGDGFDAARAHAAELAATHGYVVVHPFDDPDVIAGQGTIGLELMRQQPGSIGAIYVPIGGGGLAAGIAAIVKFLRPDIRVIGVEPEEAASMKAAIAAGHPVPLDEVGLFADGVAVRQVGDETFRLCRELLDDIVLVSTDEICAAIKDIFDDTRAIAEPAGALALAGLRRQVELGTAPKGPLIAINSGANVNFDRLRYVAERAEIGERAEALLAVTIPERPGSYRDFIRLIGQRSITEFNYRFAHGEAARIFVGVKLSRGDAEKAEILSLLANAGLSVIDMTDNEVAKLHVRHMVGGRVANLADEVIYRFQFPERPGALLRFLEGLTEAWNISLFHYRNHGADYGRVLVGIQVPPETRTAFEAHLNAIGFPFWDETGNPAYKLFLGT; encoded by the coding sequence ATGCAGGATTATGTCCGCCGGATCTTGACCTCCTCAGTCTACGAGGTTGCCCAGGAAACACCGCTCGAGCGCTTGCCGCTGCTGTCGGCAAGGCTTGAGGCCGAAGTGCTGCTCAAGCGCGAAGACCTGCAGCCGGTGTTTTCCTTCAAGATCCGCGGCGCTCATAACCGCATCGCCCAGCTCACCGCCGCCGAGCGCGTGCGCGGCGTCATCTGCGCCTCGGCGGGCAACCATGCCCAGGGCGTCGCCATGTCGGCCACGCGGCTCGGCATCCGCGCTATTGTGGTGATGCCCACCACCACGCCCACCATCAAGATCGGCGCGGTGCGGCGGCTGGGCGGCGAAGTGGTGCTGCATGGCGACGGGTTCGATGCCGCGCGTGCCCATGCCGCCGAGCTGGCCGCAACCCATGGCTATGTCGTCGTGCACCCGTTCGACGATCCCGATGTGATCGCAGGGCAGGGCACGATCGGGCTCGAACTCATGCGCCAGCAGCCCGGCTCGATCGGGGCCATCTATGTCCCCATCGGCGGGGGCGGGCTGGCAGCCGGCATTGCCGCCATTGTCAAGTTCCTGCGCCCCGATATCCGCGTCATCGGGGTCGAACCGGAGGAAGCGGCCAGCATGAAGGCGGCCATTGCCGCTGGCCATCCCGTGCCGCTCGACGAGGTGGGGCTGTTTGCCGATGGCGTTGCCGTGCGCCAAGTGGGCGACGAAACCTTCCGGCTCTGCCGCGAACTGCTCGACGACATCGTGCTGGTTTCCACCGACGAGATCTGCGCGGCAATCAAGGACATTTTCGACGATACGCGCGCCATCGCCGAACCCGCCGGCGCCCTGGCCCTGGCCGGCTTGCGGCGCCAGGTCGAACTGGGCACCGCCCCCAAGGGCCCGCTGATCGCCATCAATTCGGGCGCCAATGTCAATTTCGACCGCCTGCGCTATGTGGCCGAACGTGCCGAGATCGGCGAGCGCGCCGAAGCGCTCCTGGCCGTCACCATTCCCGAGCGTCCCGGCAGCTATCGCGATTTCATCCGGCTGATCGGCCAGCGCTCCATCACCGAATTTAACTACCGCTTTGCCCATGGCGAAGCCGCGCGCATCTTTGTGGGCGTCAAGCTCAGCCGCGGCGATGCGGAAAAGGCCGAGATCCTGTCCCTTCTCGCCAATGCGGGCCTGTCGGTCATCGACATGACCGACAACGAGGTCGCCAAGCTGCATGTGCGACACATGGTGGGCGGGCGCGTCGCCAATCTGGCCGATGAGGTGATCTACCGCTTCCAGTTCCCCGAACGCCCCGGCGCCCTGCTGCGGTTCCTTGAGGGGCTGACCGAAGCCTGGAACATTTCGCTGTTTCACTACCGCAATCACGGCGCTGATTATGGCCGCGTGCTGGTGGGCATCCAGGTGCCGCCCGAAACCCGGACTGCCTTTGAAGCCCATCTGAACGCCATCGGATTTCCGTTCTGGGACGAAACGGGCAACCCAGCCTATAAACTTTTCCTTGGAACCTGA